GTCGCCCACGGCACGATGCCGCTGCTGTGGGTGGTGTTCTCCGAGATCGGGGCCCACATCTACGCGGTGCGGATCGGAGCGGCGACCGGCCGGCGGATGGACAAGATCCGCGCGTCGCGGTGGCTGCTCGCGTTCCCGTCCACGTTCTCGCTGTGGCGGCGGATGACGCTGTGGGAGATCACCTCCTACGCCGACGCCCTCGCCCGCGAAAAGGAGCGCCAGCTCGCCCGCGCCGAGCTCCGCGAGACCTACGGATGGCGGTGGCGATCGAAGACCCCACGCCGCGAACGCGTCCTGCTCCGCCTCGGCGAACTCGCCCCCGAGGGAGCCGAGGAGGAGGCCGCGCCCGAGCCTCCGGCGCCGACCGTCCCGCCGCAGGAGCCGAGCGAGCCGAAGCCCCGCAAGCGGACCGCGCGCCCCAAGAAGCCCGCGACCAAGACCGTACGCACCGCGGCGGAGCTGCTGGCCGCGGCACGGGAGATCACCGCCGACTGGGCCGACGCGGCGATCAACGCGGAGGCGATCCGGACCGAGCTGCACTGCTCCGCAGCGAACTCCCGCACCCTGCGGGACGCGCTGCTCGCCGAGCGAGCCGAGCGTCTGCCGCTGCACTCCATCGACACGCACGCCGACGAGACGGCCGAGGAGGTCGCGGCATGAACACGCTCTTAACCGCCCTCGCCGCCGCCACGCCGCTCGCGGCCGGCTGGTCCGGGCACGTGCTGTGGCTGCGCAAGCGGCTCCGTACCGCCCGCCGCGACCCGCTCACCGGTCTGCGGACCCGCGACGGTTTCACCCGCCGCGCCACCGCGCTGCTGCGCGATGAGCGGGCGGTGGTGATCCTCGCGGACGTCGACCGGTTCAAGCAGATCAACGACCGCCACGGCCACGCCGCCGGCGACACGCTGCTCAAGGCCACCGCCGAGCGGCTCGCGCACTACGTCGGCCCGCACGGGGTCGCCGGACGCCTCGGGGGCGATGAGTTCGCTGCCGTCGTCCTCGACACCCACGGCACCGTCGGCGACCTCCTCACGGTCCTCCACGGCGTGCTCGCCCGCCCCGCCGACCCCACCACCCCCCATATCGCCACCACGGTGTCCCTCGGCTGGGTCCGCGCCATCGACCATCCCGGCGACGACCTGTCCGCGCTCCTGGGTCGCGCGGATGAGGCGATGTATGCGGCAAAGCAGGGCCGCGCGGGTATCAAGCGGGCTGGGCTGGGGCGGCTGTTCGCCACGGTGGCCGGCCGACGCTCCGGACGGCGCGGCGCCCGCACCGACGCCCCGGCGATCGTGGCGGCTGCCTGATGTCCGCCGCGTTCGGGAAGTGCTTCGACCCGACCGGGGCGGAGTTCGGGATACCGACGTTCCCGTGGCGGTACGCCCCCGACGGCTACGCCACCCGCCGCCAACTCCGCGCCCGCGGCCTGCGTCCGGGTGGGCAGCCGGTCGCCGCTCAGGTCATGCGCCACAACCGCGGCCGCAAGTCCGGCGTCCAGGTCGGCTACCTCTACCGGCTCGACCTCGCCAAGCCCGTCCGGCCGATGACGTCCCGCAAGTGGGGAGCTCTCGCCCTCGCGATGCTCGCCCGCCGCACCTGCCCCAAGTGCCGGATCACCTACAGCTACTGCATCCCGACCTCACTCGGGATGTGCGTCCTCTGCGCCCACCCCGACGAACAGCGCGCTGCTTGACCGCCAAAGGGGCAGAAACCCTGCCCCTCAGCAAGGGGGTAGGAACCCTGCCCCTTCTCCAGCCGCAACTGGCTGACGATTCACAGCACGGGCCCGGCCGCCTACCTCTCACAGCGCCGGCCGGGCCCGCCTTTCCCTCCCGAGAGAAGGAAGTTTCAGTGAAGCACCCCGAGGAAGAGAACGAGTTCTTCAACCGACTCGAAGCCGACATGGCCGCCGACCGGTCGGCCGACGCCGGGGCCGACGTGGTCGACCTCGACAAGGCCCGCTCCGCCCGCACTGAGTCGGCCGACCCGCACACCCGACCCGACGCCGACGAGTCGTCCGACTCCCGTGACGGCGAGTCGGGCCACGGGTCGGGCGACCCGTCGGCCCGACGGTTGGTCGACGGTCCGGACGTCGCCGGGCCCGGATACCTCGGCCGCTTGATGGGCGCGAAGCGGCGGGCGATCGTCCCGGCGTGGCTGCGCTCCACGGCCGAACTCAAGACCGCCGCCACCTGGGTCGCGAGCCACTACGCCCACCTGGCCGGGTACCACGCGCTGCGCTCCCCGGTCTACGCCGGGCGTCTCGCGCTCCAGGCCCCTCGCGGCGCCGCCAGGTTCGCGGGCGGCGCGATGCGGTGGGTTGCCGACCGCGAGGGCGAGCCCGTCCGACTCGCCGCCGTGAGGCGCGAGGACGCCGGCGAGTACCTGAAGCTCTCGCGGCAGCGCGACAGGCGGGTCCGACTGCGCACCCTGGTCGCCACCCTCGCCACGCTGGTCGGGACGGGAACCGCGCTCGCGCTGTACGTACTCGCGCCGGGCTGGTTGCAGGCCGTCTCCGTCAGTGCGCTGCTGCTCGCGCTTGGCGCGGCCGGCAGCGCGGCGGACACGCCGGTCGTCAACCGGGCCGTGGAGGTCACCAAGGCCCCCAAGCTCACGTCCGACATCGTGCTGCGCGCGCTCGGCGCCCTCGGCATCCCCGCGATCAATCAGGCGCAGGGCAAGGGCCGGGACGGGTTCACGTTCACCGCGCCGATCACCCGCGACGGGCCCGGCTGGCGCGCCGAGGGCGACCTCCCCTACGGCGTGACCGTCACGGACGTGATCGAGCGCCGCGAGCGGCTCGCCTCCGGTCTTCGTCGGCCGCTGGGGTGCGTGTGGCCGGAGGCGGTGCCGGACGAGCACACCGGGCACCTGGTGCTGTGGGTGGGCGACCAGGACATGAACAAGGCGAAGAAGCCCAAGTGGCCGCTGCTCACCTCGGGCAGCGTCGACCTGTTCAAGCCGGTCGCCTACGGCACCGACCAGCGCGGACGCTGGGTCGACGTCACCCTCATGTACATCGCCGGTGTCATCGGCGCGATCCCCCGCATGGGCAAGACATTCCTGCTCCGCCTGCTCCTGCTCATCGCCGCTCTCGACCCGCGCGCCGAGCTGCACACCTACGACATGAAGGGCACCGGCGACCTCGACCCGGTCGGCAACGCGGTCTCCCACCGGCACGCCGCCGGCGACGACGACGAGTCGATCCTCTACGCGCTCGCCGACTGGCGAGCACTGCGCGAGGAACTCCGGCGCCGGACCAAGGTGATCCGCTCGCTCCCGCGGGACATCTGCCCCGAGTCGAAGGTGACCAGCCAGCTCGCCGACAAGCGCTCCTTGGGCCTGCACCCGATCGTGGTCGGCGTGGACGAGTGCCAGGTGCTGTTCGAGCACCCCGAGCACGGCAAGGAGTTCGAGGAAATCGCGACCGACCTGGTCAAGCGCGGTCCGGCCACCGGCATCGTGATGCTGCTCGCCACGCAGCGCCCCGACGCCAAGTCCCTGCCGACCGGCATCTCCGCCAACGCGGGCGCCCGTTGGTGCCTGAAGGTCATGGGCCAGACCGAGAACGACATGGTGCTCGGCACCTCCGCCTACAAGCGCGGCGTGCGGGCCACCATGTTCGCCTGGGGCGACAAGGGCATCCACTACTTCGTCGGCGAAGGATCCGACGCCCGGATCGTCGCCTCGGTCTACGTGGACGCGCCCGGTGCCGAGACCATCGGCGCCCGCGCCCGCGCCGCCCGCGAGAAGGCCGGACTGCTCACCGGCTACGCGGCTGGCGAAGCCTCCGAGGCGGTGACCGGCCCGGCCTACGACTTGCTCGCCGACATCCTCGCCGTCGTCCCCGCCGCCGAGACCAAGGCATGGTCCGAGACGGTCGTGGCCCGGCTCGCCGAACTCCGCCCCGACGTCTACGACGGCTGGGAGCCCGACTCGCTCACCGCGGCACTCAAGCCGCACGGTATCTCCACCATCCAGGTCGGGCGCCGCGTGGACGGCAAGGTCGTCAACCGGCGCGGCATCGACCGCTCCCACATCACGACCGCGATTGCGGAGCGTGACGGAAAGCGGGACGCAAGCTGACCCCCCGGAGCCGCTAGCGCTAGCGGCACACCCCGCTAACGTTAGCGGCTCCGCTAGCGGCCCATTCCCACCTTGATCAGGCCGTTAGTCGATAGCGGCCTACCTGCGGAAACCCCTGAAACCCGCCCCGGAGGCCCCCGATGACCCCCATCGCCCTTGCTATCGCCTGCCTGACTCTCGTAACACTCTGTTACGCAACTTTGTGTGCGGCCAGCCCTTTCGGCACCTGCCGCAAATGCACCGGCCTCGGCTTCGCCCTCAAGCACGACCGCAAGGGCAAGCCCAAGCGCGGCAAGCCCTGCCGCCGCTGCAAGGGACACGGCATCCGCATACGCGCCGGCCGCTGGCTCTACAACCGCGCCGCCCGCATCCACCGCGACGGCACCCGCTGACCACAACGACTGGAGCCCTGCCGTGAACTTCGAGATCTCCGCCCTACTCCTCTTCGCCGTCGCCTCCGCCTTCGCCGTCAAGACCAAGGCCGCCGGAGCCGCCGCCGCCACCGTCCTGTTCCTCTTCGGCTTCTTCGCCGCCGGGACCGGCGCGTACGAGCCCATCACGAACCTCGTGAAGTCCACCGCCACGTTCGTCTCCGACATCGCCGACTAGGAGGACCCGGCCATGAACGAACCCCTCATCCACCGCCACTGGCTCGCCCACGCCCTCCCCAAGGCCGCCCCGGGCATCGCCACCTCCACGGTGCTGATCCTCGGCCGGATCTGGAACGCCAACGGCGCCGAGCACTCCGTCGGCAACGCCGCCCTGATCGTCGTCCTCGCCGCGGGCGCCGCGACGGCCGGCGCGTTCGCCGCAGCCGGTCGCAACGGGGATGGGGTGCTCGCCGCAACCGCATTCGCCGCCTCGGGCGGGCTCGCGCTCGCCGGAGTCGCCGGGTACGCCGACGGGTTGTCCCTGCCGCTACTGCTCTGGTCGCTCGCCACCGCCGTCGCCTACGGTCTCGCCGCCCGCTACTGGCGGACGGACCGCCGGGCCGCCATCGCACACGAGCGGCACACGGGCGAGCGGCGCGAGGAGCACGCTCACGTCGAGCGCGTGGAAGCCCTCCGCGCCGGAGCACAGATCGAGGTCGCCCGGAGCGGCGCCGCCTACGCCGAGCAGCTCGCCACCGCACTGCTCACCCGCGCGGCCCTGCCCGGCTTCGACCCCAAGGCCCTCGCAGACGCGGGCCTCCCCGAACTACCCAGCGCCAACCACGACTAGCTACGCCCGAGGCGGTCGCCTCTCTCCAAAGACCGCGACCGCCTCGGCTTCTCCGTCCCTTCGACAGAAACAGGAGAACCACCAGCATGACCTATCCGACCCCCGTCCAGCGAGACGGCCGTCGGCCGCTACTGGACGCGGCACTCGCGGCCGCCGCCCGCGGCTGGCACGTCTTCCCCCTCATCCCTGGCGACAAGCGCCCCGCCGTCGCCAACTGGGAGAACCGCGCCACCACTGACCCGGAGCGCATCCGCCGCTGTTGGGCGCACGCGCCCTACAACATCGGCATTGCCACCGGACCGTCCGGGCTGGTCATCGTCGACCTGGACACCGCCAAGAGCTCGCAGGACCGGCCGCCGGCCAAGTGGGACCGCCCCGGCATCCAGGACGGGCACGACGTACTCGTGGCGCTGTGTGAGGACGTGGCCGGGGACGCGGAACTCACCCTGGCGAGCCACACCGTTCGAACCGCGAGCGGCGGGACGCACCTCTACTTCGCCGCGCCCGGGGACGTCGAGCTCCGGAACACCGCGGGCAAGCTCGGGTGGAAGATCGACACCCGCGCCCATGGCGGATACATCGTGGGCGCGGGAAGCTCGCTCACGCGCCAGGCGACCGGGTACCGGGCCGTCGTCGACATGACGCCCGCCCCGCTCCCGGGCTGGCTGCTCGAACTCCTGCGACCCGCGCCCCTGCCGCCGCAGGAACCCATTGCCGTGGAGCTCTCCTCCGACCGGCGGGGCAAGTGGCTGCGCGCCGCCGTCGACGGCGAGCTTCAGCGCGTCGCCAACTCCCAGGCACACGAGCACAACAACGCGCTCTACATCGCCGCCGTCGCCCTCGGACAGCTCGTGGAGGGCGGCGAGCTGGGCGAGGGCGAGGTGACCGCGTGGCTCGCCGCGGCGGCGCTTCAGGTGGGGCAGGGCGACCGCGAGGCGCGGCGCACCATTGCGTCTGGTCTTAAGGCCGGCGCCCGTCGACCCCGGAGGCTCGCGGCATGAGCGCCAACCCGATTCCGCCGCTGCACCTGTACTCGGTCCCGAGCGACCCGCCCGCGGCTCCGGTGGCACCGCCGAAGCGTGAGCGGCCGCGGACCGCGTGGACAGCCGATCAGCTCATGGCCGCGGACTTCCCCGAGCCAAAGTGGGCCGTGCCGGGCATCCTCGCGGAGGGTGTCAGCCTGCTGGCCGGACCGCCGAAGGTGGGCAAGTCCTGGCTGTCCCTCGGGCTCGGGCTCGCCGTGGCGGCCGGCGGCCGCGCGTTCGACTCCGTGCCCGTCCAGGGCGGCCCGGTGCTCTACCTTGCCCTGGAGGACACTCCGCGACGCCTCCAGACGCGCATGGGGAAGGTCCTCGGAGGCCAGAAAGCGCCGGCCGGGCTCACCCTCGTGACCGAGTGCCCGCCCTTCCCGCAGGGCGGCTCCGAGGCGATCGCCCAGTGGCTCGACCGCAACCCGGACGCCCGGATGGTCGTCATCGACGTGTTCGCCAAGATGCGCGGACAGTCCCCGCAAGGCGTCTCCGCGTACGACGCGGACTACGTCGCCGTGGGCTACGCCAAGCGGCTCGCTGACCATTACGGCATCGCCGTCGTCCTGGTCCACCACGTCCGCAAGGCGGGCTCTGATGACTTCCTCGCGGAGGTCTCGGGGACCAACGGCATCGCGGGCGCCGCCGACGCCACGCTCGTACTGAAACGCGCCCGCGGCAAGGCAGACGGCATCCTCCACGTCACTGGGCGCGATGTCGACGAGGCCGAGTACGCGCTCCAGTTCCAGGCCGCCTCCGGCGCCTGGCAGTTGCTGGACGGCCCCGTCTCAGACCACACCGTCGGCGACACCCGCGCCGCCGTCATCAAGTTCGTCCGGGCCAACCCAGGGGCGAAGCCGAAGGACATCGCCGCGGCGATGCCGCACCTCGACGCCGACACGGTCCGCCGCACCTGCTCCCGCATGGCCGCCGACGGCCAGCTCACCAAGGACCCCGGCGGCCGGTACTACCCGGACACCCAGAGCCGCACGCAGGCCGCCGGAGGGGCGTCCGAGCCGTCCGACTGTCCCGACACCGCACCCGACCAGCCCGAATGCTCCGGACAGTCGTCACTGGAACTGTCCGGGCTGTCCGGCTCCGCGTCAGACCAGCAGGAGGTCAGCCGATGACATCCACCACCCGCCGCCGCCAGCCCCCAGTCGACGAGTGGCTGCCACTGAGCGACGCACTTGTGGAAATGAAGATCACGCGCGCCACCTGGTACCGCTGGCGCAACCGCGGATATGGCCCGGAGGCCAAGCGCTACCCCAACGGACGGCTGCATATCCGCCGGAGCGTCTTGGACGCGTTCATGGATGAACTGGAGACCGCGTGACCGAGTGGAGCTACACCGTGCGGATCTGGAGCATCCGCAAGCGGCCGTACCGCAAGCCGTTCCAGCTCCGCTGGCAGGTGGGCACTCGACCCCATTCCGAGTCCTTCCTGACCCGCGGGCTCGCCGAGAGCAGGCGCGCTCAGTTCGTCACGGCCGCGCGCGAGGGCGAGCCGTGGGACGTCGACAGCGGGCTGCCGAAGTCGATGGTGCAGAAGGCTAAGGACATCTCTTGGTACCAGCACGCCAGGAACTACGTGGAACTGAAGTGGAACCACTCCCCCGCTTCCACCCGCCGGAATCTCGCCGAGGCCATGGCCACGGTGGCTCTCGCCCTGGTGAAGGACACCAAGGGCATGAGCGACCACAAGGCCGTGCGCCGCGCGCTCTACACCTGGGGATTCAACGTGCACCGCTGGAAGGAAGAGCCGCCGGCCGACGTCGCCGAGCTGCTCACGTGGGTGGAGCGGAAATCCGTGGCCACCTCTGCTCTCTCCGACCGGATGCTCGTGCGCAAGGCTCTGGACGCCTGCTCACGCCGACTGGACGGCAAAACGTCGTCGGGATCGGTCATCGCCCGGAAGCGCGCCATCTTCCACCAGGCCCTCGGCTTCGCCGTCGACGCCGAGCTGCTGGCAGAGAACCCGCTCGCCACCGTGAAGTGGAAGGCACCCGAGCGGGTGGAGGAACAGGTGGACCCGGAGTGCGTTCCGGACCCCGAGCGGGCAGCCGCGCTTCTGGCGGCCGTACGGAAGCAGGGAAGCCGCGGAAAGCACTTGGAGGCGTTCTTCGGGTGCATCTACTACTCCGCCGCCCGCCCCGGCGAGCTGGTGGGGCTCCAGCTCCAGGACTGCGACCTCCCCCGCCGCGGCTGGGGTGTGCTTCGCCTCCGGGAGAGCCGGGCGCGCTCCGGGAGCTCCTGGACGGACACGGGCGAGGCGCACGACCGGCGCGGGCTCAAGCACCGGGCGCGGAAGACGGTGCGGTACGTGCCGATCCCGCCCGAGCTGGTGGCGATGCTCCGGTGGCACGTCACCCTCTACGGCGCCCACGCCGACGGCCGGCTCTTCCGTACGGCCCGAGGCGGCATGGTGCAGGAGAGTGGCTATGGCGAGGTCTGGGCGAACGCTCGCGAGGACGCGCTCACGCCTGCCGAACGCACGACGAAGCTGGCCAAGCGGCCTTATGACCTTCGTCACGCGGCCGTCTCGACGTGGCTCAGTTCGGGGGTAGAACCACAGCTCGTGGCGCAGCGCGCCGGCCACAGTACGGGCGTCCTCTTCCGGGTGTACGCGAAGTTCCTGAAGGGCGGCGACGAGGCAGCGAACGCCAAGATCTCGGCCCGCCTTCGCGAGCGGAGCGCGCCTTTGCCCAAGTCGGTCTAGCCGCAACCCAGCCGCTGGTCCGTGCTCGCCATCCCTGACCAAGACATCGGCCCCTGATCTGCGCGCAGCGGGTCAGGGGCCAGCTCTATCGCGTGGCGCCGCCAGCGCCAATTCCCACCATCAGCGTACTGTCTCTGATTTAGGCGCAGACTGTTCATTCGGGATTCAAATGCCCAGCACACGTACCGCCAACGCGGTCGCTATTCCGCCCGTCTGGGCAGGTAGTGTTCTTCCATTTGACCCCTGCGATGGATGCTCCAGTGAGGTCCGCACCAGTCAGATCGGCACCTGTCAGGTCAGCCTCGTCCAGATTGGCACCCCTCAGATCGGCGTCACGAAGATCCGCATTGAGCAAGCTGGAGTTCTCAAGGCTTGCGGATGGGGGCGGCTTCGGCGGCGGGTTCGAGGCCCACGCGAATGCAACAATTCCGACAGCAGCTAGAGATGTCGCGAGGAGCAACAGTTTCAAAGTCCCCTTGAATCTTGCTTCTAGCACCCGATTCTGGGCGACCTGTTGGATCGACTCGATCCACACTTCGATTTGACCGATGCGATCCTCCTCTTGCCTAACTTCCGCTCGTTTTCTCTTTTTTGCGGCTGCATCTCGCCGCGCCTCCGTCTGAGCCAAGTCATCCATGAGCGACTGGGGAGTATCCCAGATTCCCAGTTGACTTGGTGTTGCGTTAAAGAACTCAACCGCAGCCTTAACGCTGTCGGTCGGGTGTTCCCACTCTCGAGCGAGTTGGTCAATCGTGACTACCACAGGAACCAGCAGGCGGACCGCAAGCCAGATCGCTGCCACCACGGCCGCCAGCCCTACGACAGCGCCGCCGATGGCAACCCCCAGCCGCCAGCTCCACTCCAACTTGCCGATGTTGGAGAGCTGGCTGCCCGCCAGCAATGCTGCACCCACGGCGGCCGAGCTCGCGATCATCCACTTCGCCGCTTCGCGGATCTTGTCGTTCGCCTTGTTCAGCGCAGCGAATTCCGAGGAAGAATCATCGGGAGGAGTGGCTTCATCCAAGCTTTGTCCGACCATGAATACCTCACTCGACGATGGAAGGCTTGAGGATAACCGGGGGCCTAATCGGGATGACGATAGGATTTCGGCCTCTCCCAGGCAACTCCCTCCTCTTTCGTTCAAATGCCGGACCGTAACGCCCATAACCGACTGTTCGACCGACCCTCTTACCCCCCGATGACGCCTTTCCCAACTCAATTCCGTAGCGATCCAGTGCCGCAGCGATTTCCTTCCGAGGAAGCACTGACCCTTCGGAAACGGTAAGACTGGAAGAGATCTCTTTTGCGGAATAGGGAACTCTCAATTCCCCTCCAGAGACTTCACCTCGAAGAAGAGGGACCAAGAGGCGTCGATTTTTCTTCCCTGCCCGAACTTGCGCTAGGACCGGCCTAGCATCTTCCCTGTTAACGTGAACAGCAATGACCTGGCCGATCAATTGGCCATCTTTCGAGACGAGGGTCACGCCTTCACTCGACGTCAAATCAGACAGCTTCATCTCGACTCCCTTGAGGCCCGCATCTTCCAGGGACTGCTCCTGTTCAGCATCACTGCAATACGCAGTACAGGCAGCGCCACTGCGGCCGATGGGATGAACGCGCACACGACCCTCGGGCCGCGGAGGGCAAGATCCTCACTCAACTACAGCGCAGCAGCCCGCCAGGCGCGGCATGCCCTCAGCAGCGACGGCCGCGCGCCGGCAGGTCCCGTCCACACTCCGTCCAGACACGCTGATAGAGAGCGTGATCGAGCGAGACAGCGTGAGACAGTCCCGCCCTGCGCCACTTGCACAGCAGAACGGCCCCTGATCGCGTTTCCGCAGATCAGGGGCCGTT
This sequence is a window from Streptomyces sp. HUAS YS2. Protein-coding genes within it:
- a CDS encoding DUF2637 domain-containing protein, whose amino-acid sequence is MSALVAVERPAVPPLTRPEMGLAGVGALAAAGVGALGLISSFDAVSAAAARWGFGEPWMLPVGIDVAIPVFTVANLLLIRMDMALAWVRFVPWILTLVTCGLNVAAGHGMWAKVAHGTMPLLWVVFSEIGAHIYAVRIGAATGRRMDKIRASRWLLAFPSTFSLWRRMTLWEITSYADALAREKERQLARAELRETYGWRWRSKTPRRERVLLRLGELAPEGAEEEAAPEPPAPTVPPQEPSEPKPRKRTARPKKPATKTVRTAAELLAAAREITADWADAAINAEAIRTELHCSAANSRTLRDALLAERAERLPLHSIDTHADETAEEVAA
- a CDS encoding GGDEF domain-containing protein codes for the protein MNTLLTALAAATPLAAGWSGHVLWLRKRLRTARRDPLTGLRTRDGFTRRATALLRDERAVVILADVDRFKQINDRHGHAAGDTLLKATAERLAHYVGPHGVAGRLGGDEFAAVVLDTHGTVGDLLTVLHGVLARPADPTTPHIATTVSLGWVRAIDHPGDDLSALLGRADEAMYAAKQGRAGIKRAGLGRLFATVAGRRSGRRGARTDAPAIVAAA
- a CDS encoding RRQRL motif-containing zinc-binding protein; translated protein: MSAAFGKCFDPTGAEFGIPTFPWRYAPDGYATRRQLRARGLRPGGQPVAAQVMRHNRGRKSGVQVGYLYRLDLAKPVRPMTSRKWGALALAMLARRTCPKCRITYSYCIPTSLGMCVLCAHPDEQRAA
- a CDS encoding cell division protein FtsK; the encoded protein is MKHPEEENEFFNRLEADMAADRSADAGADVVDLDKARSARTESADPHTRPDADESSDSRDGESGHGSGDPSARRLVDGPDVAGPGYLGRLMGAKRRAIVPAWLRSTAELKTAATWVASHYAHLAGYHALRSPVYAGRLALQAPRGAARFAGGAMRWVADREGEPVRLAAVRREDAGEYLKLSRQRDRRVRLRTLVATLATLVGTGTALALYVLAPGWLQAVSVSALLLALGAAGSAADTPVVNRAVEVTKAPKLTSDIVLRALGALGIPAINQAQGKGRDGFTFTAPITRDGPGWRAEGDLPYGVTVTDVIERRERLASGLRRPLGCVWPEAVPDEHTGHLVLWVGDQDMNKAKKPKWPLLTSGSVDLFKPVAYGTDQRGRWVDVTLMYIAGVIGAIPRMGKTFLLRLLLLIAALDPRAELHTYDMKGTGDLDPVGNAVSHRHAAGDDDESILYALADWRALREELRRRTKVIRSLPRDICPESKVTSQLADKRSLGLHPIVVGVDECQVLFEHPEHGKEFEEIATDLVKRGPATGIVMLLATQRPDAKSLPTGISANAGARWCLKVMGQTENDMVLGTSAYKRGVRATMFAWGDKGIHYFVGEGSDARIVASVYVDAPGAETIGARARAAREKAGLLTGYAAGEASEAVTGPAYDLLADILAVVPAAETKAWSETVVARLAELRPDVYDGWEPDSLTAALKPHGISTIQVGRRVDGKVVNRRGIDRSHITTAIAERDGKRDAS
- a CDS encoding bifunctional DNA primase/polymerase; the protein is MTYPTPVQRDGRRPLLDAALAAAARGWHVFPLIPGDKRPAVANWENRATTDPERIRRCWAHAPYNIGIATGPSGLVIVDLDTAKSSQDRPPAKWDRPGIQDGHDVLVALCEDVAGDAELTLASHTVRTASGGTHLYFAAPGDVELRNTAGKLGWKIDTRAHGGYIVGAGSSLTRQATGYRAVVDMTPAPLPGWLLELLRPAPLPPQEPIAVELSSDRRGKWLRAAVDGELQRVANSQAHEHNNALYIAAVALGQLVEGGELGEGEVTAWLAAAALQVGQGDREARRTIASGLKAGARRPRRLAA
- a CDS encoding AAA family ATPase, with protein sequence MSANPIPPLHLYSVPSDPPAAPVAPPKRERPRTAWTADQLMAADFPEPKWAVPGILAEGVSLLAGPPKVGKSWLSLGLGLAVAAGGRAFDSVPVQGGPVLYLALEDTPRRLQTRMGKVLGGQKAPAGLTLVTECPPFPQGGSEAIAQWLDRNPDARMVVIDVFAKMRGQSPQGVSAYDADYVAVGYAKRLADHYGIAVVLVHHVRKAGSDDFLAEVSGTNGIAGAADATLVLKRARGKADGILHVTGRDVDEAEYALQFQAASGAWQLLDGPVSDHTVGDTRAAVIKFVRANPGAKPKDIAAAMPHLDADTVRRTCSRMAADGQLTKDPGGRYYPDTQSRTQAAGGASEPSDCPDTAPDQPECSGQSSLELSGLSGSASDQQEVSR
- a CDS encoding helix-turn-helix transcriptional regulator translates to MTSTTRRRQPPVDEWLPLSDALVEMKITRATWYRWRNRGYGPEAKRYPNGRLHIRRSVLDAFMDELETA
- a CDS encoding tyrosine-type recombinase/integrase, which translates into the protein MTEWSYTVRIWSIRKRPYRKPFQLRWQVGTRPHSESFLTRGLAESRRAQFVTAAREGEPWDVDSGLPKSMVQKAKDISWYQHARNYVELKWNHSPASTRRNLAEAMATVALALVKDTKGMSDHKAVRRALYTWGFNVHRWKEEPPADVAELLTWVERKSVATSALSDRMLVRKALDACSRRLDGKTSSGSVIARKRAIFHQALGFAVDAELLAENPLATVKWKAPERVEEQVDPECVPDPERAAALLAAVRKQGSRGKHLEAFFGCIYYSAARPGELVGLQLQDCDLPRRGWGVLRLRESRARSGSSWTDTGEAHDRRGLKHRARKTVRYVPIPPELVAMLRWHVTLYGAHADGRLFRTARGGMVQESGYGEVWANAREDALTPAERTTKLAKRPYDLRHAAVSTWLSSGVEPQLVAQRAGHSTGVLFRVYAKFLKGGDEAANAKISARLRERSAPLPKSV
- a CDS encoding pentapeptide repeat-containing protein, which translates into the protein MVGQSLDEATPPDDSSSEFAALNKANDKIREAAKWMIASSAAVGAALLAGSQLSNIGKLEWSWRLGVAIGGAVVGLAAVVAAIWLAVRLLVPVVVTIDQLAREWEHPTDSVKAAVEFFNATPSQLGIWDTPQSLMDDLAQTEARRDAAAKKRKRAEVRQEEDRIGQIEVWIESIQQVAQNRVLEARFKGTLKLLLLATSLAAVGIVAFAWASNPPPKPPPSASLENSSLLNADLRDADLRGANLDEADLTGADLTGADLTGASIAGVKWKNTTCPDGRNSDRVGGTCAGHLNPE